One stretch of Pomacea canaliculata isolate SZHN2017 linkage group LG1, ASM307304v1, whole genome shotgun sequence DNA includes these proteins:
- the LOC112557006 gene encoding tRNA-dihydrouridine(16/17) synthase [NAD(P)(+)]-like, giving the protein MAKPGGFDFWRTNLRSAKLVVAPMVDQSELAWRMLSRRYGAQLCYTPMLHASVFIRDVNYQRESLQSCEGDRPLIVQFCANDPNTLLAAGKIVEDKCDAIDLNIGCPQSIARRGHYGAFLQDEWDLLRDMVKICHENLKVPITCKIRVFPSVEKTVKYAKMLESAGCQLLTVHGRTIDQKGVHTGLADWNIIKAVKNAVNIPVFANGNIQYMEDVYRCLEETGAEGVMTAEGNLHNPALFHGLSPPIWEMAEEYLDFVEKYPCVSSYVRGHLFKLFHHALHIHRDIRDAVASVRTVAEFREVTMKLKEKCQDDINEFEKNPEKFISNLPYPYWICQPYVRPGPDTPSDPEKRELREQLNQQKAECLERIKEDGLSKKQLKKRLKNPSKNFDPNKKQKFDTCSACANPRGLKCAFGLCKGCCRNKASKEILDCECHKMQYKTKAALKDDALPYNNDKHLPEMKNDGLVLEKAHLENCENKLEAKRDSTCQDTTPLISNACLENSADNVGPRKIASTENTHPS; this is encoded by the exons ATGGCTAAACCTGGTGGGTTCGACTTTTGGAGAACTAATCTTCGATCAGCAAAGCTTGTTGTGGCTCCAATGGTTGATCAGAGTGAGCTTGCATGGAGAATGCTAAGTCGCAGATACGGTGCTCAGCTGTGCTATACACCCATGCTGCATGCATCTGTCTTTATTCGTGATGTAAATTATCAGAGAGAATCACTGCAGTCATGTGAAGGTGATCGACCTCTTATTGTTCAG TTTTGTGCCAATGACCCCAATACGTTGCTGGCAGCTGGGAAAATTGTAGAAGACAAGTGTGATGCTATTGACCTCAACATTGGCTGCCCCCAAAGTATTGCACGTCGTGGTCATTATGGTGCTTTTCTACAGGATGAATGGGATCTTTTGAGAGATATGG TGAAAATATGCCATGAAAACTTGAAGGTTCCAATCACTTGCAAAATTCGTGTATTCCCATCTGTGGAAAAAACTGTGAAGTATGCTAAAATGCTGGAGAGTGCAGGATGTCAG CTTTTGACTGTTCATGGGCGCACAATAGATCAGAAGGGTGTACATACAGGCCTTGCAGATTGGAACATCATAAAGGCAGTCAA AAATGCAGTTAATATCCCAGTGTTTGCAAATGGAAATATACAGTATATGGAGGATGTGTATCGATGTCTTGAGGAAACAGGAGCAGAAGGAGTTATGACAGCAG AGGGAAATCTTCATAATCCTGCTCTGTTCCATGGTTTATCACCACCTATTTGGGAGATGGCAGAAGAGTACCTTGACTTTGTAGAAAAGTACCCATGTGTATCTTCCTATGTTCGAGGTCATCTGTTCAAGCTTTTTCATCATGC GCTTCATATACACAGAGACATTCGTGATGCTGTAGCATCAGTAAGGACGGTAGCTGAATTCAGAGAAGTAACAATGAAACTGAAGGAAAAGTGCCAG GATGATATAAATGAGTTTGAAAAAAACCCtgagaaatttatttcaaatcttCCTTATCCATATTGGATATGTCAGCCATATGTTCGTCCTGG ACCAGATACTCCAAGTGACCCAGAAAAGCGAGAATTAAGAGAGCAACTGAACCAGCAAAAGGCAGAATGTTTGGAAAGAATAAAAGAGGATGGCCTTTccaaaaaacagttaaaaaaaagactaaaaaatcCATCTAAAAATTTTGAtccaaacaaaaagcagaagtTTGATACTTGCTCAGCTTGTGCAAACCCTAGG ggtttaaagtgtgcATTTGGACTGTGCAAAGGCTGTTGTCGTAACAAGGCATCTAAAGAAATTCTTGACTGTGAAT GTCACAAGATGCAGTATAAAACAAAAGCTGCACTTAAGGATGATGCTCTGCCatacaataatgataaacatCTTCCAGAAATGAAGAATGATGGCCTTGTTTTAGAGAAAGCACACCTGGAAAACTGCGAGAACAAACTAGAAGCAAAGAGAGATTCTACCTGTCAAGACACGACACCTCTTATTAGTAATGCTTGTTTAGAAAACAGTGCTGATAATGTTGGTCCTAGAAAGATAGCATCTACAGAAAATACTCATCCATCTTGA